One window of the Vigna radiata var. radiata cultivar VC1973A chromosome 1, Vradiata_ver6, whole genome shotgun sequence genome contains the following:
- the LOC106756241 gene encoding sodium transporter HKT1-like: MNNTLFFFSTLFPRTLRFLPLHFHPFFLHLCYFLVLSVLGFLGLKVSKPRTPSSPNDLNLFYTSVSASTTSSMVALEMELFSNSQLILLTLLMFLGGEVFTSILDLLLARNKLIQNKLRSINPSSPSDESPTNATHIELGLVSIPHPKSQNRTLSDNVASVRLKYNCLRYLTYVVLGYFVVVQFVGFSLVSLYMTVVASARQVLRKKDINVVTFSLFTVVSTFASCGFVPTNENMMVFKKNSGLLLLLLPHVFLGNALYPPCLTLVLMVLEKVTRKEEFSQLLKNSNNLGYRHLLSVYHCCLLVGTVFGLNVIQFVMFWSVEWNSEIMEGLNLYEKVIASLFQVSNSRHAGESVFDLSSISSAILVLFIVMMYLPPYTTFLPVRKEEDDAKRKRKSAVECLVFSQLSYLAIFIILVCMTESKSLKEDPLNFNVLSITLEVISAYGNVGFSMGYSCARKLKGDGTCKDSWVGFSGRWSNKGKFVLILVMFFGRLKKFNMKGGKAWHLS; the protein is encoded by the exons ATGAACAACaccctcttctttttttctactcttttcccACGCACCCTTCGTTTTCTACCGTTGCATTTCCATCCTTTCTTCTTACACCTTTGCTATTTCCTCGTACTTTCTGTCTTAGGTTTTCTCGGTCTCAAGGTTTCAAAGCCAAGGACCCCTTCTAGCCCTAATGACTTGAACCTCTTCTACACCTCAGTTTCTGCTTCCACAACTTCTAGCATGGTAGCCCTAGAAATGGAGCTTTTCTCCAATTCTCAACTTATTCTCCTCACCCTCCTCATGTTTCTTGGTGGGGAAGTTTTCACTTCCATACTCGATCTTCTACTTGCTAGGAATAAACTCATCCAAAACAAATTACGTAGCATCAATCCTTCTTCACCCTCAGATGAGTCCCCGACCAATGCCACTCATATTGAGCTTGGCTTAGTTTCTATTCCTCACCCAAAATCACAAAACCGGACACTGTCTGATAATGTTGCATCCGTTAGACTTAAGTATAACTGTCTTCGTTATCTGACTTACGTGGTGTTAGGTTACTTTGTTGTGGTTCAGTTTGTTGGATTTAGTTTGGTGTCTTTGTATATGACAGTAGTAGCGAGTGCAAGACAAGTACTGCGAAAGAAAGACATTAACGTTgtaacattttctttgtttaccGTCGTTTCCACCTTTGCCAGTTGTGGCTTTGTCCCCACCAACGAGAACATGATGGTTTTCAAGAAGAATTCGGGtcttctcctccttcttctcCCACATGTTTTTCTCGGTAACGCCCTATATCCACCGTGTCTGACACTTGTGCTAATGGTTTTGGAAAAAGTTACCAGAAAAGAGGAATTCTCACAGTTGCTGAAAAATTCCAACAACCTCGGCTATAGACATTTGCTCTCTGTTTATCATTGTTGTCTCCTGGTTGGTACAGTGTTTGGTTTGAACGTTATACAGTTTGTGATGTTTTGGTCCGTTGAATGGAACTCCGAAATCATGGAGGGTCTGAATTTGTATGAGAAAGTGATAGCGTCATTGTTTCAAGTTTCAAACTCCAGACACGCCGGTGAATCTGTTTTTGATCTCTCTTCCATCTCTTCAGCCATATTAGTACTCTTCATTGTGATGAT GTACCTTCCGCCATATACTACATTTTTACCTGTAAGAAAGGAGGAAGATGACgccaagagaaaaagaaaaagcgcAGTGGAGTGTCTTGTATTTTCTCAGCTCTCTTACTTAGCCATTTTCATCATTCTGGTTTGCATGACAGAGAGCAAAAGCTTGAAAGAAGATCCACTCAACTTTAACGTGCTCAGCATCACCCTCGAAGTCATAAG TGCTTATGGGAACGTAGGGTTCTCCATGGGATACAGCTGCGCAAGGAAATTGAAAGGAGATGGTACATGCAAAGATTCATGGGTTGGATTTTCTGGAAGATGGAGTAACAAAGGAAAGTTCGTCCTTATATTGGTCATGTTCTTTGGCAGGCTCAAGAAGTTCAACATGAAAGGTGGCAAAGCGTGGCATCTCTCTTAG